A window of Blastomonas sp. SL216 contains these coding sequences:
- a CDS encoding bifunctional 2-C-methyl-D-erythritol 4-phosphate cytidylyltransferase/2-C-methyl-D-erythritol 2,4-cyclodiphosphate synthase: MNDTLSRPGEPAPRRTALIVAAGKGLRAGGDLPKQYALHQGKPLLRHSVEAFQAWQQDCAVVVVIGEGQQALAEQALAGLAGITFVTGGEERSDSVRLGLLAIAALGGTERVFIHDAARPHLSSAVLKRLDKALAVHPGAVPVLPVVDSLARGQAELMGASVDRAALWRIQTPQAFRFDAILAAHLAWLQGATATDDSQIARAAGLDVALVEGDEALKKITFAEDFAMEAPRPVMMTRTGLGYDVHRLATGEELWLGGIRIAHDKGLVGHSDADVALHAITDALLGAMALGDIGEHFPPSDPQWRGADSARFLEHAGSLVRAKGGVIANIDLTIICEAPKIGPHKAAIQQRIAQILGLHADQVGVKATTTERLGFTGRGEGIAAQAVASVMAPLPSPPAQDESA; this comes from the coding sequence ATGAACGACACACTGTCCCGTCCTGGCGAGCCCGCCCCCCGCCGCACCGCGCTGATCGTCGCGGCAGGCAAGGGGCTGCGCGCCGGCGGCGATCTTCCCAAGCAATATGCGCTGCATCAGGGCAAACCGCTGCTGCGCCACAGTGTCGAAGCGTTTCAAGCATGGCAGCAGGATTGCGCCGTCGTCGTCGTGATTGGCGAAGGGCAGCAGGCTCTGGCCGAGCAGGCGCTGGCGGGACTTGCGGGCATCACCTTTGTCACCGGAGGCGAAGAGCGCAGCGACTCCGTGAGGCTCGGGCTGCTCGCCATCGCAGCGCTGGGCGGAACCGAGCGGGTGTTCATCCATGATGCCGCCCGCCCGCATCTGTCGTCCGCCGTTCTGAAACGGCTCGACAAAGCGCTGGCCGTCCACCCCGGCGCGGTGCCTGTCCTCCCGGTGGTCGACAGCCTGGCGCGCGGCCAGGCGGAGCTGATGGGTGCGAGCGTCGACCGTGCGGCGCTTTGGCGTATCCAGACCCCGCAGGCTTTCCGGTTCGATGCCATCCTCGCCGCGCATCTTGCCTGGCTACAGGGTGCCACTGCTACCGACGACAGTCAGATCGCGCGCGCCGCCGGGCTGGACGTGGCGCTGGTAGAGGGCGATGAAGCGCTCAAGAAGATCACTTTTGCCGAGGATTTCGCGATGGAGGCACCCCGCCCCGTGATGATGACCCGTACTGGCCTTGGCTATGACGTCCATCGCCTCGCCACCGGCGAGGAGCTCTGGCTGGGCGGCATCCGGATCGCGCACGACAAGGGCCTGGTCGGGCATAGCGATGCCGATGTCGCGCTCCACGCGATCACCGATGCGTTGCTAGGTGCGATGGCGCTGGGCGATATCGGCGAACATTTTCCGCCCAGCGACCCGCAATGGCGCGGCGCGGACTCGGCGCGCTTTCTTGAGCATGCCGGCTCGCTGGTGCGCGCCAAAGGCGGCGTGATCGCCAATATCGACCTTACCATCATCTGCGAGGCCCCCAAGATCGGCCCGCACAAGGCCGCGATCCAGCAACGGATCGCCCAAATCCTCGGCCTTCATGCCGATCAGGTGGGGGTCAAGGCCACCACGACCGAAAGGCTCGGCTTTACCGGGCGCGGCGAGGGCATTGCGGCCCAGGCCGTTGCCAGCGTCATGGCCCCCCTTCCCTCACCACCAGCACAGGATGAAAGCGCATGA
- a CDS encoding CinA family protein has product MNSLLPQSLTELAARVVAENAAAGRKVALAESCTGGLVCAAITDIPGSSEVLERGFVTYSNEAKIESLGVSAELIDTFGAVSVAVAWGMARGALKHSDADVAVAITGIAGPGGGTESKPVGTVVFACALRGQNENDISAEQKNFDPSLSRAEIRQEAALAALELLLP; this is encoded by the coding sequence ATGAACAGCCTGTTGCCGCAATCGCTGACGGAGTTGGCCGCGAGGGTCGTCGCGGAAAATGCTGCTGCCGGACGCAAGGTCGCCCTGGCAGAAAGCTGTACCGGCGGGTTGGTCTGCGCGGCCATTACCGACATTCCGGGTAGCTCCGAAGTGCTCGAGCGCGGCTTTGTGACCTATTCGAACGAGGCCAAGATCGAATCGCTGGGGGTCAGTGCGGAGCTGATCGACACGTTCGGCGCGGTTTCGGTCGCCGTGGCCTGGGGCATGGCGCGCGGCGCGCTCAAGCATTCGGATGCGGATGTTGCAGTCGCGATTACCGGCATTGCCGGGCCCGGCGGCGGTACGGAAAGCAAGCCGGTCGGCACCGTCGTCTTTGCCTGCGCGCTGCGCGGTCAGAACGAGAATGACATCAGCGCCGAGCAGAAGAATTTCGATCCCTCGCTCAGCCGTGCCGAGATCCGTCAGGAAGCGGCGCTCGCGGCGCTGGAACTGTTGCTGCCGTAA
- a CDS encoding type II toxin-antitoxin system RatA family toxin, with amino-acid sequence MPSHRETRHLPFRPDQMYDLVADVANYADFLPWVIATRVKSDSPTEMVADMVVGFKQLREKFTSLVRKVPGEKIEVEYLDGPLKNLENVWQFASDGQGGCTVDFYVSFNFKNRLFESLAGQYFDRAFRKMVSAFETRAAELYGSNSSSAASAAS; translated from the coding sequence ATGCCCTCGCACCGCGAAACCCGGCATCTGCCCTTCAGGCCCGATCAGATGTACGATCTGGTCGCTGATGTGGCAAACTATGCCGATTTCCTGCCCTGGGTGATTGCCACCCGGGTGAAGTCGGACAGCCCGACCGAGATGGTTGCCGATATGGTGGTGGGCTTCAAGCAGTTGCGCGAGAAATTCACCTCGCTGGTGCGCAAGGTGCCGGGCGAGAAGATCGAGGTCGAATATCTCGACGGGCCGCTCAAGAACCTGGAAAATGTCTGGCAGTTTGCCAGCGATGGGCAGGGCGGCTGCACGGTCGATTTCTACGTATCGTTCAATTTCAAGAACCGGCTGTTTGAATCGCTCGCCGGCCAGTATTTCGACCGCGCCTTCCGCAAGATGGTCAGCGCGTTCGAAACGCGCGCGGCAGAGCTTTACGGCAGCAACAGTTCCAGCGCCGCGAGCGCCGCTTCCTGA
- the lipA gene encoding lipoyl synthase, translated as MNEITPIETPEGRPARVRKPDWIRVKAPTSKGFNETRKLMRDLNLNTVCEEAACPNIGECWTKKHATVMILGDVCTRACAFCNVKTGMPRKVDVNEPQHVADAAASMGLEHIVITSVDRDDLADGGASQFVKVIEALRRTTPSTTIEILTPDFRNKHEAAVEAIVAARPDVYNHNLETVPRLYPTIRPGARYYASLRLLEMVKRLDPSIFTKSGIMLGLGEERLEVHQVMDDMRSADVDFLTMGQYLQPTPRHAKVIDFVTPKAFDAYAAIARAKGFLQVASSPLTRSSYHAGEDFAQMRAAREAKLAKQAAR; from the coding sequence ATGAACGAGATCACTCCCATCGAGACGCCAGAAGGTCGTCCGGCCCGTGTCCGCAAGCCCGACTGGATTCGCGTCAAAGCGCCGACCAGCAAGGGCTTTAACGAGACTCGCAAGCTGATGCGGGACCTCAATCTCAATACGGTGTGCGAAGAGGCGGCTTGCCCGAATATCGGCGAGTGCTGGACCAAGAAGCATGCCACGGTGATGATCCTGGGCGATGTCTGCACTCGCGCTTGCGCGTTCTGCAACGTCAAGACCGGCATGCCGCGCAAGGTCGATGTGAACGAACCCCAGCATGTCGCCGATGCCGCAGCCTCGATGGGGCTCGAGCACATCGTCATCACGTCGGTCGACCGCGATGACCTGGCCGATGGCGGCGCGAGCCAGTTCGTCAAGGTGATCGAGGCTCTCCGCCGCACCACGCCCAGCACCACGATCGAGATCCTGACCCCCGATTTCCGCAACAAGCACGAAGCAGCGGTCGAGGCGATCGTCGCGGCGCGGCCCGATGTGTACAACCACAATCTGGAAACCGTGCCCCGGCTCTACCCGACCATTCGGCCCGGCGCGCGCTATTATGCCTCGCTGCGGCTGCTGGAGATGGTCAAGCGGCTCGACCCGTCGATCTTCACCAAATCGGGCATCATGCTGGGCCTGGGCGAAGAGCGGCTGGAAGTGCACCAGGTGATGGACGACATGCGCTCGGCCGATGTCGATTTCCTCACCATGGGCCAGTATCTGCAGCCGACCCCGCGCCATGCCAAGGTGATCGATTTCGTGACCCCCAAGGCGTTCGATGCCTATGCTGCCATCGCGCGCGCCAAGGGCTTTTTGCAGGTCGCATCCAGCCCGCTGACGCGCTCCAGCTATCATGCCGGTGAAGATTTCGCCCAGATGCGCGCCGCGCGCGAGGCAAAGCTCGCCAAGCAGGCGGCACGCTGA
- a CDS encoding pyridoxamine 5'-phosphate oxidase family protein encodes MNANDDVIDDLDAVRADIFRRLGRAAKDRRSAMHTPVVGTVRADGTPSQRVMVLRAFDPATATLRFHTDARAAKVDELRDGAPISVLAYDPGAKRQFRLSGTGFIDAAGETADRAWSASTLFARRCYLADPAPGTVSEHPMSGLAADIEGRKPDDEAEVAPGRANFAVLLATIDSIEFLHLAHTGHRRAIFRLSADGTWQGEWLVP; translated from the coding sequence ATGAATGCGAACGACGATGTGATCGACGATCTGGATGCGGTGCGCGCTGACATATTCCGCAGGCTGGGCCGTGCCGCCAAGGATCGGCGCAGCGCGATGCACACGCCGGTTGTCGGCACCGTTCGGGCCGATGGCACGCCCAGCCAGCGCGTCATGGTGCTGCGCGCCTTCGATCCGGCTACCGCGACGCTGCGCTTCCACACCGATGCCCGCGCCGCCAAGGTCGATGAGCTGCGCGATGGTGCCCCTATCTCGGTGCTGGCCTATGATCCGGGCGCCAAGCGCCAGTTCCGCCTGTCCGGCACGGGCTTCATCGACGCAGCGGGAGAGACTGCCGACCGCGCCTGGTCCGCCTCCACGCTGTTCGCGCGCCGCTGTTATCTGGCCGATCCTGCGCCGGGTACGGTTTCGGAACACCCCATGTCAGGGCTTGCGGCCGATATCGAAGGCCGCAAGCCTGACGACGAAGCCGAGGTCGCACCGGGACGCGCCAATTTTGCCGTGCTGCTGGCAACGATCGACAGCATTGAATTCCTGCACCTCGCCCATACCGGCCACCGCCGCGCGATCTTCCGGTTGAGTGCGGACGGCACATGGCAGGGCGAATGGCTGGTGCCCTGA
- a CDS encoding acyltransferase — MEHRKEIDGLRALAVVPVILYHAGFDLFKGGFVGVDIFFVISGYLITSILVDDLKHRKFSLLNFYERRARRILPALYFMILCTSVFATIIMLPSQLKDFGQSVVASVGLVPNVYFYLKTDYWSQSAEFLPLVHLWSIGVEEQFYLLFPLLLALIWRFGRDRILAPIIVLAIASLCLSEWGWRHDAAANFYLAPTRAWELLAGSIAALIVQKRGVQNSEALSMVGLGAIVIAVLAYEPTTPFPSLYALVPVVGTSLLILFAGKETWAARLMSARPLVLIGLISYSAYLWHQPLLALFRVSNASVDMAVTTKLLIVFATFIIAYFSHGFVEQPFRTAGKIRKPRLILLMALPFFVLGTFGLAMHFTNGLNAIKMALMPPATRDLVEKLEVQRTARDGVWKRELAFARDDWPQDGKLRMLFLGDSLSADLYVVARRSSRIAALADVRQMPLDDNCARHLATRGNELNHDGRLCALAVPETLQSDLFARAEVIVLAQAWLSNAEFLDTLLGRPEFRQKRVIVYKTHAFAPADSLILSLNGDDQSFSESGFAEFVYLNKHGRTVMANAVLESTAQKLRIPTIEGFDAFCLERKKQCALFSARGEPYIIDQSHLSVAGIARFEPWLARRLDEVLTREGAERAP; from the coding sequence ATGGAGCACCGGAAGGAAATAGATGGACTGCGGGCGCTGGCCGTCGTTCCGGTCATATTGTATCATGCCGGTTTTGATCTGTTCAAGGGCGGCTTTGTCGGCGTCGATATCTTCTTCGTCATCAGTGGATACCTCATCACGTCGATCCTGGTCGACGACCTGAAACATCGGAAATTCAGCCTCTTGAATTTCTATGAGCGCCGCGCACGGCGCATTCTACCTGCGCTCTATTTCATGATCCTGTGCACCAGCGTGTTCGCCACGATCATCATGCTGCCTTCGCAGCTCAAGGATTTCGGCCAGAGCGTGGTCGCGTCGGTCGGGCTGGTCCCCAATGTCTATTTTTATCTGAAAACCGACTATTGGTCGCAATCGGCCGAATTCCTGCCGCTTGTGCATCTGTGGAGCATCGGCGTCGAGGAACAATTCTACCTGTTGTTTCCGCTGCTCCTTGCTTTGATCTGGCGTTTTGGCAGGGACCGAATTCTTGCACCGATCATTGTGCTCGCAATTGCGAGCCTGTGTCTGAGCGAATGGGGCTGGAGACACGATGCTGCGGCCAATTTCTATCTCGCACCAACGCGGGCATGGGAGCTGCTCGCCGGATCCATCGCCGCGCTGATCGTTCAGAAGCGGGGCGTTCAAAACAGCGAGGCGCTTTCCATGGTCGGCCTCGGGGCCATTGTCATTGCCGTTCTGGCCTATGAGCCGACAACGCCATTCCCCAGTCTCTACGCTCTCGTGCCCGTTGTCGGGACATCACTGTTGATCCTGTTTGCCGGCAAGGAAACCTGGGCTGCCCGGCTGATGAGCGCTAGGCCGCTCGTGCTGATCGGCCTGATCAGCTATTCGGCCTATTTGTGGCATCAACCGCTCCTGGCATTGTTCCGGGTTTCCAACGCCAGCGTCGATATGGCAGTCACGACGAAGCTGCTCATCGTTTTCGCCACCTTCATCATCGCCTATTTTTCCCACGGGTTCGTTGAGCAGCCTTTCAGAACAGCAGGCAAGATCAGAAAGCCTCGCCTAATCCTGTTGATGGCCCTGCCATTTTTTGTGCTGGGCACGTTTGGCCTGGCCATGCATTTCACCAATGGACTGAATGCCATCAAGATGGCCCTGATGCCTCCGGCAACCCGAGACCTTGTAGAAAAGCTTGAAGTTCAAAGAACGGCGCGAGACGGCGTGTGGAAGCGCGAGCTGGCTTTTGCGCGTGACGACTGGCCGCAGGATGGCAAGTTGCGCATGCTGTTCCTTGGCGACTCATTGTCTGCAGACCTTTATGTGGTTGCTCGCCGCTCGTCCCGAATTGCGGCACTGGCCGATGTTCGGCAGATGCCGTTGGACGACAATTGCGCCAGGCATCTCGCGACACGCGGCAACGAACTCAACCATGATGGGAGATTGTGCGCGCTGGCCGTGCCCGAAACACTCCAGTCGGATCTGTTCGCGCGAGCAGAGGTGATCGTGCTGGCTCAGGCCTGGCTGTCCAACGCGGAGTTCCTCGATACGCTGCTCGGCCGCCCCGAGTTTCGCCAAAAGCGTGTCATCGTCTACAAGACTCATGCCTTTGCCCCGGCAGACTCGCTGATCCTGTCGTTGAACGGCGATGACCAATCGTTTTCAGAATCTGGTTTTGCCGAATTCGTATATCTGAACAAGCACGGCAGAACGGTGATGGCGAATGCCGTTCTGGAATCCACCGCGCAGAAGCTCAGAATTCCGACGATCGAGGGGTTTGATGCATTTTGCCTGGAACGCAAGAAGCAGTGCGCGCTCTTCAGTGCCAGGGGTGAGCCCTATATCATCGACCAGAGCCATTTATCGGTCGCCGGCATAGCACGGTTCGAGCCCTGGCTGGCGAGGCGCCTGGATGAAGTCCTGACACGCGAAGGCGCTGAACGCGCGCCTTGA